The following nucleotide sequence is from Kiritimatiella glycovorans.
TGACCTCGGGTACGGCGACGTGCACTGCTACGACCCGGAGCATTGCGCGGTGCCGACGCCTCATATCGATCGCCTGGCGGGGCAGGGGATCCGGTTTACCGATGCCTCGAACAGTGCCTCGCTCTGTACGCCCGCGCGCTATTCGCTGCTGACCGGCCGCTATTCCTGGCGTTCACGTCTTCCGTTGCACGTCGTTCGCGTCTACGGCTCGCCGCTCATCCATCCGGACCGGCTGACCCTTGGGGAAATGCTCCAGAAAGAGGGTTATCACACGGCCTGTATCGGTAAATGGCACCTCGGCTGGAACTGGCCGATGGTGCGGGACGACGGCACGCTCGAATACGTGCCGGACGACGAATTCCGGCAACAGCGCGAGGGGAAGGTCGATTACTCGAAGCCCATCCCCGGTGGGCCACTTGACCATGGGTTCGATACCTACTTCGGCATCGACGTGCCTAACCAGCCGCCTTACGCCTATTTTCGTGACGACAAGCTGACGAGTCTGCCCACGGCGCTCAAAGGCCCGCATACCCCAGAGCGCTGGGGCCGTAACGGTCCCATGCAGCCGGACTACGTATTCGATGAAGTCATGCCGAATCTGGTGCGCGAGGCAGAGACGTACCTCGCCGCCCGCGCGAAGGACGACCAGCCATTCCTTCTCTACTTTGCGCTCACCACCCCGCACGAACCGATCGCCCCTTCGGCGGAGTTCAAGGGCAGGAGCGGGATCAGCGGGGTGGCCGATCTGATTATGGAGACCGATGCCGCGCTCGGCCGCGTCATGGCCGCGCTGGACGAGCACGGTCTGGCCGACGACACGCTGCTGGTGTTCGCCTCCGATAACGGCCACTGCAGTTACACGCCGATCCAGCCGTTTATCGACGCGGGCCATCGCATCGGCGGTCCCTACCGCGGCTACAAGGGGTTCGTACAGGAGGGGGGCATGCGGGTGCCGTTCATCGTCCGCTGGCCGGGCCGGATCCGGCCCGGCATGGTCAGCGACGCGCTGGTCACTACGGTGGATTTGATGGCGACCTGCGCCGAGATCACCGGATACGATCTTCCCCCGGACGCCGCCGAGGATAGCGTGAGCCTCCTGCCGCTGCTGACCGGGCGCGTCGATGCCGTGCGCGAAACGACCATCACGCATTCGTATCTCGCCGACTGCCTGGTGGTCCGGCGCGGTCCGTGGAAACTCGCGTTTGCGTATGGAAGCGGCGCACCCGCCATCATCAAGGTCAGGGAGGAGAGCGTGGATAAGGTCGCGCCGTCTGAGTCCGAGGCCAGAAAGCAGGGTCTGCCTCCCGTTCAGCTCTATAACGTCGCAACCGATCCCGAGGAACGCAATAACGTCCATGATCAGTATCCCGAAAAAGTTCGGGAACTGACGCTTTTCGCCCGCCGGCAGCTCGAGCGCGGTCGCAGTACGCCGGGGGCGGAACAGGAGAACGATCGCGCGCTCTCACTCGATCTCCCGTAGGCTCGCCGGGGCGGGATCGGGGTCGAACTCAAACGGAATAGACGGCCGCAGGGGCCGCGATAAACGAAAGGAGGGGCTCATGTTGTTCTCAGGCGTCGTGATGCTGGTGCTCGGCGGGATATCTGCCGGCAGTTTTTATATACCGCTCAAAAAAGTGAACGGGTGGTCGTGGGAGTCCGGCTGGATTTCGTTCGGCCTGTTCGCCTGGATTATCGGACCCCTGGCGGTGGCCGCGCTGACGGCGCCGGAGTTCGGCGGGATGATCGCCGCGTCGGGCAGCCGCACCGTGTTCATGACCTGGTTTATGGGGTTCCTCTGGGGGATCGGGGCGGTGACCTTCGGACTCTCCATGCGCTACCTCGGCATGTCGCTGGGGTATGCCCTGGCCCTGGGGTCCTGTGCCGCGTTCGGTACGTTGATTCCTCCGATCGTCAAAGGTCAGTTCATGGGGTTGCTCTCGACCACGTCGGGCCAGCTTACGCTTTCGGGCGTATTGGTCTGTCTGGTCGGCGTGGCGGTTTGCGGCTATGCAGGCGTACGCAAAGAGCGCGAGGTTTCCACCGACCTGAAACAGGCCTCGACCGCCGAGTTCAACTTTCCCAAGGGCATCGTCGTCGCCCTCGTGTCCGGGCTCATGAACGCCTGTCTGGCCTTCAGTTTCGAGTTCGGCCGGCCGATCGCCGAAGAGGCCCTGTCCGCAGGGGTCGCCCCCCTGTGGCAGAATAATCCCGTGCTCGTGGTGGCGTTGATGGGAGGATTTACCACCAATGTGATCTATTGCCTTTTCCTGAACGTGAAAAACAGGACCGGCGGAGATTATTTCCGAGCACGGGCGCCCCTGTTGAAAAACTACGCGCTGGCCGCGGTCGCCGGGTGGCTTTGGTATGTGCAATTCATGCTCTACGGAATGGGCTCGACCCGGCTGGGCGAATACGCGTTCGCAAGCTGGTCGGTGCTGATGGCCGTGGTGGTGGCGGTCAGCAATATCTGGGGGCTCTGGTTTAAGGAGTGGCAGGGCGTAAGCCGCCGGACCATAGGGGTGATCGTGACCGGCATTCTGTTGGTGCTTCTGTCGATTGTGCTGATCGGGGCGGGCGGGTATGCCGCCCAGACGTAGCCAAACGGGAGACGGAGCATGCGCGGGGGCGGCCTGATAAGACGATGCTTTGTAGTGTGGGCGTTGACGGTCGGGGCCGTCCCGGCGATGCAGGAAGCGGACGTGACCGCGTTCGGCGCCGTGCCCGGCGACGGGGCGGACGATACCGCCGCCTTTCAACAGGCACTGGATTATCTGATCGCGGATGGCGGCGGCTATCTGGAGATCCCCGCCGGTGACTACCACCTGGGCACCTGTTTGTTTGTGCGGGTGCCCAATGCGCAGGTGAGCGAGGGCTATATCCGGCTCTATATTCGCGGGGCGGGGCGGCATGCCACCCGGCTGATCGGCGGCGATACATCGGGGCTGCTGTTCTTCGAGACGACCATCAACGGCATGAACCTCACCCTGCGCGATTTTACCCTGCAGGCCGATGCCCCCGACCGCGGTCCCGCGATTTCGATTATCAATCCCGATCTGGGCGTGCGTGCGGAACGGGCCCTCATCCTCGAACGAATCACGATCGGGCGTACGGCGCCGATGAACAGCTTTAGCAAGGGGGTGCGCGCGCACGGGCAGTGGAGGGCCCTCTTTCGTCAAGTCCAGATCGTGGGGGCCGACCGCCGAACGGAGGGGCACGACGAGGAGTCCGTGCTGTTCGATGACTGTTTTTACATCGACAATTCGGTGCGTATGCCGAACGAGTCCGTCCACAAGACGGGCGTCGGGTCTTCGACGAACGGCCTCACGGCGGATCCCTGGCGATTCTATGCCGCGCGGGATCCCGCCGATGCGGAGACACCGCGCTTTTTTACCCCGGGGTATGCCCGGCCCGGCGGGGGATATCCTGCCGAAGGAGTCCTCTATTATGGCAACCACCCTGGACTCGATGCCCTGGTGTCGGTCGATTTCGACGAGTTTGAGGGGTATGACGCGCTCACGCTGTCCGCGGAATTGAGCGCCTATGATACAGGCGGCATGGGCATCGGTTTCGGCGCGGACCCGGAACTGGCCTTCGGCGAAGATGAGAGTGCGCTCTGGATCGAATCCGCCGGCGCGAACACCATCGCGACCAATGTGGATGTGCGGCTCTGCCTGCGCCACGGCGGAACGAACCTCGTGCTCGAAACCCTGACGGCCCGCGACGCCCCCAATGCGGCCGGCGATGAGGTGACGCTCGTCTATGATCGCGCGAACAATACCGTCACGGGATCGTGGGATGACGGCAGCAACGGCCCCGCCTCGTTCGAGCTCCATGAACTCGACGCGCTCGGGTTCACCCCGCTCTTCCGGCGCGTAAAGTTCGAAGTGCTCGATGAACAGGGCGGGCACGGCAATTTCCCGCGCATCGGCCATGTCCGGCTCACCGGGCGCGGGGCCGTATGGCGCATGACCCGGGGGATCGATCAGGACGGTTTTTACGGCGGCCGCATGGCTTATTGCTCGGTGCGCAATGCCGATACCGCCTACGACTGGTCGACCGACGGCACCGGGGAGGGGGGGCTGTTACACGATTCGCTCGCCGACGGATGTCGCGTCGGCATGATCATCGCCACGCCGGGTCAGGAGCCGGGCGTCCACGTCAGTGACAATGTCCTTCGCGCGGAGGAAGCCGGCGTCGTGATCCTGAGGAAACGGGTGGGGAAGGTCATGAGAAACCGGATCGAACCGCTCGCGGCGCGGGGCGAGGGGTTCTTCCGCGATATTGAGCTGTTTAATTGCCAGGCGATGCAGGTGGGCGGCAATACGTTCAGTGGCTCAACGAGCAACCGGGTTCACCTGATCGTGGACGGCCATGGGAGCGCGCCGATTCCCCATAACGCGATCCGGTCCGAGCAGATCGATTTCTACGATAATGTGCTCGCGCTGCCGATCCGGGACGCCGTGTTGTTCCGCGGACCGAAGATCTACGAGGTCCATCTGCGTGGGAACACCGGGGGAGGTGCCCCGTGAACCTGCTTTGGCTGCTGGGTTTTGTCTTCGCGCTGGGAGGGGCGCCGACGGAGTATCGACTGACCGACGATTTCGGCGCGATCCCCGATGATGGGATGGACGATGCCCCGGCCCTCCGGGCCGCGCTCGAACAGGCGGTGACGGAGGGGGGCGTCACGCTGATTATTCCTCCGGGCACGTACGAAATCGACTCGCGCGTTTGTGTGACCGGCGCGGTCGGGGTTCTCCGGATCGAAGGGCGCGGCCATAATATCAGCCGTCTGATGGGCAACAACCACGACGGGGTATTGAAGATCGTGTCGACGGACCCGAGGTCGCGGGTCGAGATCCGCGATCTGGATGTGGTCCCCTCCGTGCCTTCGGCGGGTACCGGACTGGACCTGAGCAAACCCTACAGCGAACCGGCGACCCTGACGTACAACCTGCTGCTCAACGCCGTGGAAATGCGTTGCGACGACCGGATGACGGATTATTTCGACCGCTCCATCGTGCTCGACGGATGGATGCCGCTGATCGATACCGTGGCGACGTCCGGACCGTATGGCCCGGATATCACCGAAGTGGAACAGGCCTGGGCGGAGTCGTCGATTGTGATGCGGAGGGCCTATCGCCCCCGTATCCGGTACTGTTATTTTTGGTCCTCCCGCATGGGCGTCGATATTGAGTTCACCGACACCCCGGAGGCCCCCGTTCTCGACGGGGTGGTGTCGGTGGGAACCGGACACGGCATCCGTATCGTCAATACGGGGGGCGCCCTGACCCATCCGCTTCGAATCGTCAAGAATCACTGGAACCCGCGCACCATGGGGTTGACGCTGGAGAACGTGGACGGTTTTCAGGTCGTTGAAAACGTCCCCTATCACCAGCCTTCGGAATATACGTCCGGGGATTATCGCGATGTGAACCTGATCGCTTCTTCACAGGGGGTCATCGAGGATAACGTCTTCTGGTTCGGCGGGGATGCGCTCCGTCCCCTGGTCTTCGCCGATGCGGATTCGGAAGCGATCGTCGTTCGCCATAATCATTTCGGGAATCAGACGTCGAAACAACCGGTCGTGCCCGAGGAGGGCAGCCGGAATATCCTGGTTCAGAGCAATGTGTACGGATCAGTCTACGCGAACGACGAGGCGAATACGTTTGGTCTGTGGAACATGGAGACCAACGCGGCGGGCCAAATCGCCGATGTCGTCACCCTCGGTTCGCCCCGGAACAATCCCCTCGTGCTCTCGGGGGGTGCCCAATCCCGGTTCGAGGGATCTACGTCTCCTGAGATCCGGCCCGCCCTCTTTTTCGACGAAAAGGATCACCGGGCCGACAGCACGCAGAACTGGCCGGGATCACGGGGCGTGATGATCGATGCTTATATCTACCGGGATTCCGGCGCCCTCATTCTCGTCCAGCCCGACGTCTATCGGCTTCGAGCTTCCGGCGACGATCTGGTCTTTGAATTCACAGGGTGCGACGAAACGGTCACGGAACTGGTGGTCGAAGACGCGGTCCGTAAACCTCAATGGCGCAGGGTGCGCGCGGAAGTAAACCCGGAGACCGGTATGGCCTGTCTCGAAGTGGACGGCGTGGGATCGGATCGTCGCGTATTCGATTCGCTCGAGCTCGCGTCCGCGTCGTTCACGCTCCGGGTGTCTCCTCAGGGGTTTATCGGCGCCGTCGATCAGCTCTGGATCCGAAGCCTGAGGTAAACCGGTCTCATGTGAAAGTCGTGCCTTCGCCGAAGGGCGTCGTTCCGGTACGCTGGGAGCGACGGGGTGGACGCCTGCATCTCACGGTGACCGTCCCGCCGGAGAGCCGGGCCATCCTGTGCTGGCCGGGTGGCGCGGAACAGGAACTCGAGGCGAGCGATTACGAGCTGATGGAACCGGAAGGGAGTGAGGAGGCATGAAGCTAAAAAGATGGACGATCCTTCTGTTGGGGTGGCTCGGGGTCACCGCTTCGCTCCGGGCGGAACGGCCGAACGTGGTGATCATGATCGCTGACGATGCCGGGTGGGGCGATTACTCGAGTTCCGGTAACGAGAGCGTGCGGACACCCCATATCGACTCGCTGGCGCGCGACGGCGTGCGGCTGGACCGGTATTTCGTCCAGCCCGCCTGCGCCCCGACGCGGGCGGAACTGCTGACGGGGCGGTGCGCGCTTCGCAGCGGAGTGGGCGGCGTGTCGGGCGGGAACGAACGCATCGATCCCGCCGAGAAGACGATCGCCGATTGTTTTCGCTCGGCTGGCTACGCCACGGGGATCTTCGGCAAATGGCACAACGGCGCGCAATGGCCCTACGTGCCGGCCGCGCGCGGCTTTGAGGAGTCGCGTTGCTTCATGCACGGACAGGGCGAGACCTATTACGACGAGGTCTTTGAAGACGAGCGCGGGACGCAGGTGAAAAGTCGAGGGTATATCGACGAAGTCTCCACACAGAACGCCATCGAGTTCATCCGGCGTCATCGCGACGAACCGTTTTTCTGTGTCTTGCCGTTCGCCCTGCCGCACAAGCCCTGGATCGTGAAACCAAAGGATTGGGCGCGCTGGAAGGACCGGAAAATACCGCAGGACGGAAATCGTCCGAACCAGGAAGACAAGGACGCGACGCGGGCGGCGATGGCCATGCTGGAAAATCAGGACGCGAACGTGGGCTGTGTGCTCGAGGCGCTGGACGCGCTCGGGCTGGAGGAGAACACCGTGGTGATCTACTTCTCCGACAACGGTCCGAACGAGTGGCGCTGGAACGGCGCCATGAAGGGCATCAAGGGATGGGCGGAGGAGGGCGGGGTGCGGTCGATCTGTCACGTGCGTTATCCCGCGGCGTTTCCTTCCGGCCGGACGGTCGAAGAGATTACGAGCGTCCTGGACTGGCTTCCGACGCTTACCGCGCTGGCGGAGATCCCGCGTGTGGGCGATAGGCCGCTCGACGGACGCAATATCCTGCCGTTATTGACGGGAGAGATGGAGGGCCCATGGCCGGACCGGAACCTCTACTGCTGGTGGCATGGTGGAGCTTCCGTGCGCACGCAGCACTATCGACTGGGATCGGACGGGGGGCTGTACGATATGCGTGGAGATCCCCTGCAGACCACGGACATCGCTGCGCAGGAGCCGGAACGTGCGGCCGGTCTGAAACGCGCCCTGGAGGCGTGGAAGTCTCAGATGCCGCTTTTTCAGCCGGGCTACGAAAAGCCGCCGTTCGGCGTCGGCTATCCCGAATTTCCGATCACGCGGCTGGACGCGAGCGAGGGGATCGGAAGGGGCGGGATCCCGCGCAGCGGCGCCGCGCCGAACAACTCCTGGTTCGACTGGGAGCATCCGGATCGTGAGATCTACTGGCCGGTCGAGGTTCAAACCGCCGGCCGGTACCACGTGCAGATCGACTACACCTGTCCGGAAGAAGACGTGGGCTCGCTGATCGAGGTCTCCTTCAAGACGTGCGCCCTGACCAATCGCCTCTCGGTTGCGCACGACCCGCCCTGTATCGACGACGACACCGTGCCGCGGTCCCGACGCATCTCGGGGTACAAGGAGTTCAGGGAATGGGATTTCGGGGTGATGGATCTGCCTGCGGGGCGGGATGCGTTGCGTATTCGTGCGCTTGAGGTGCCGGGCGATAGCGTGATGGACGTGCGGCGGATTACCCTGACGCTCATGCCAAGGTAGGGACGGTGTCTCATCCGTCCGGAAAAGCGGCCCCAGTTAGGGACGGACCTCCGGGCCGTCCGCAAAACCGGCGCGCATAGCCTGTCCGCCGAAGGCATAAAGAGCCGAAGGCGGAGAGATCGCGCCCTACCCAGAACACCCAACCCAAAAAGATATCCAGCAGTTCTCATTATGGCCGCATTCCGACCGCGGACGGCGTGGCAGCCGTCCCTCCCGAGTCGATATCCGACGCATTTTCGGGCACTGGGAGGGTCGGGTGCCACCCCGACCGAAAAGGGTGAAGCCATAATGAGAATCGCTGAAAGATATCACAGGAATCTGGTCGCATGATCGAATATTCGTTACGGTGACCGCTTTATTCGGAAATGCGGGCCGGGATTCAGCGGGAGAGGGATGTGCGTATCGGCATCAGTCATCGGGTTGGGGTCGGGTGCGGGCTATTTATGTGCGCGGCGGCGATGGTCTGCGGCGCCCCGGAATGTCCCGTTTATGAGCCGCTTCTGCTGCGTGAGATTCAGCCGCGGGGATGGATGGCAGGTCAGCTGCGGAACGATGCCCTGCGCGGCGTGGCCGGAAATCTTCAGAAAGTCCGTCCCCAGTACACCCCTGCCACCTGGGTACACAAGACGGGCAGTGCGGGAGCGGCGGAACTGACCGGCAACTGGCTGGACGGCTATACGCGCATGGCGTACTACGGAGGCTACGCCTCCGAACGAAGCAAGGTTAACCGCTATGTCCGCGAGATCCTCGATGCGCAGGAACCCAGCGGATACGTCGGGAACATGCCCGCGGATCTGCGCTGGAAGCGTCTCAATCGCGACCTCTTCAATGAGTCACGCACGGGGGTGGCGCTGCTCGCCTACTACGAGATGACCGGCGAGCAGGAGGCGCTGGATGCCGTGATCGCCACGGCGGATGTGATCATGGCGAATTACAACGAGGACAATCCGCCGTTTATCTACCAGCCCGGCGATGAGAATTACCGCGCGGAACCGGTCGAGGGCGAAGAGGGCGCGGACGATTTCGTCGATGACGGCGACCCTGCCAAGCCGAAGCCCCGCAAGATCAACGGCCACGTCCTCATGTACGTGGATGTGTGCGAATGGCTCTACCGCCTGACCGGGGAGAAGAAATACGTGGAGTACGCCGAGTTCCTCTATCGGCAGTACTCGGAATCGAACGATATCGGGCCGGACGATATTAAGCTGGACGTCCTGCTCGACCCGGAAATTCCGCTGGAGGGACATGGCGCGCATGTCGCCGAACACTTCCGCGTTCCCTTTTTTCTGGCCTGTGCGACGGGGAAAGACATTTATTACAAGGCGTCGCAGGCCGCGCTGGAGAAGTTCAGCCGGTTTCGCACCCCGAGCGGGGCGCTGGTCAGCGACGAGGGTGTACACGGGCAGATGCCGCTTCCGGAACAGGGATACGAGTACTGCGCGACGACCGAGATGACCGCCAGTCTTGCCTCCGCGCTCCAGAAATTCGGCAACCCGGAGGTCGGCGACTGGATCGAGTGGCTCGTGTTCAATGCCGCTCAGGGGGCGCGCACACCGGACGGCACCATGATCAATTATCTGTCCGCCGCGACCGTCACCCGTGCTAAAGAACGCATGAATCTGGGATACCCGCATAACTCCAACGGACGCTGGCACTATTCGCCCGCCCATCAGGTCGGCGGTTCCTGCTGCACGGCCAACGCAGTCAAACTGATGCCTTATTACGTCGGGTCGATGTGGATGCGATCCGCGGACGGGGCGGGGCTGGCGGCGCTTTTGCTGGGTCCGTCCGAGGTGCGTACGCGTGTCGGAGGGGTCCTGGTCACGATTCGGGAAGAGACGGGCTATCCTTTCGAAGATCGGGTTCGTTTTCATTTTGAGACGGCCGCGCCGGTGGAATTTCCCTTCGAGGTACGAATCCCCGGCTGGGCCGGTTCCGTGGAGACCTACGCCCCGCGGGCCGCGGTTACAGAGGGGAAGGGGCGGAAGATATTCCGCAAGAAGTGGCGTACCGGGGATACCGTGGAGCTGAAGTTCGGGCATCCGGTTCGCCTCCGCGAATGCGTGAACGGCGAGGTCGCGATCGCTCGCGGCCCTCTGCTCTATGCGCAGCCCCTCCCGGCCGAAAAGAAGGTCCTGAAGAAATCCAGAGGCGGCGTCCCCGAATTTACCGAATGGGAACTCCTGCCTGAGAGCGGAGAGCCCGCGGCCCCCTGGAGCATCGCGCCCATCAATCCCGATGCGGGATTCAAGGCCGTTGAAAATCCCGCCTACGATCCCGAAAGACCGTGGGCCCATCCGCGCTGGTTTCTCGAAGGACCTCTATACCTGCGACGGGGTAAGGGCGCGGTTTCACGTCTGAAGCCGCTCGGGTCGACCTTTCTCCGCCAGGCCGCCTTTCCCGTCCGCCGGGATGTCTCTCCGCCATGAATGCTGATGTTCAATCGATAAATCCGGATTTTGGTGATTATCTGCGCGACGAGTCGCGCCGCGCGGGTTCGGCCGAATCGATTTGCTTCGCCGGAACGGAAGCGGAGGTGCGTGAGGTGCTCGTGTGTAGCGGGCGTGTCACCCTGCAGGGCGCGCGGACCGGTATCACCGCCGGGGCCGTCCCGGAGGGGGGTACGATTCTCAATCTGAGCCGCATGAATCGGATCGGTGCAATAAAAGAGGGCCGAATTAAGGTCCAGCCCGGCGTCCTGCTTTCGGACTTGAACGAGGATCTTGAGCGCGAAGGTCTCTTCTTCCCGCCCGATCCCACGGAGACTTCGGCGTCGATCGGCGGCATGCTCGCCTGCAACGCCTCGGGCGCGATGAGTTTCCACTACGGCCCGACGCGACGGTGGGTCCGAGCGCTGCGAATCGTGCTGCCCGGCGGCGATACCCTGCAGCTCGAACGCGGACAGAAGGCCGAGGGACGGCGATTCCGCCTCACGACCGAAAGCGGAAGGGAAATCGACGGCGAACTGCCCAGCCTGCCGATGCCCGAGGTGAAGAACGCGGCGGGCTATTACGTCCGTCCGGATATGGACCTGATCGATCTTTTTATCGGCATGGAGGGTACGCTGGGGGTCATCACGGAGGCCGAGCTGGAACTGCGTGCCGTGCCCGCCGCGCGGACGGCCCTCTGCGCATTTTTCCCCGACGAGAGCGGGGCGCTGCGGTTTGTCCGTGCACTGCGCGATCAACTCGACCCGGTGGCGATCGAGTTTTTCGGCCACCATGCGCTCGATCTCTTGCGCCGCGCCCGGACGGAGCATGCCGCCTTTGCCGATCTGCCGGAATTGGCCCCGCATTTTAACACGGCGATCTATTTCGAGTTCCACGGAGGGAAGGAAGATGAGGTCGAGGCTTCCGTTGTGCAGGCGGCGGAACTCATAGTTGAATGCGGGGCGGGGGAGGACGACTGCTGGATCGCCGAAACCCCGCGCGATATCGCCGTGCACAAGGCCTTTCGCCACGCCACGCCGGAGGCCGTCAACCTTTTGATCGATGAACGAAGGAAGGCGTATCCGAGCCTCACCAAGCTCGGTACGGACATGGCCGTGCCGGACGCGCACCTGGAGGAAACACTTTGCCTCTACCGCAGCGACCTCGACGGAGCCGGCCTCGAATATGTAATCTTCGGCCATATCGGCGACAACCACGTCCATGTCAATATTCTCCCGCGCGATCCCGCCGAGCTGGAGCAGGGGAAGAAACTCTACCTCAAGTGGGCGGATCAGGTCGTCGCCATGGGCGGTTCCGTCTCCGCGGAACACGGGATCGGAAAGATCAAGGTGCCGCTGCTGGAGATCATGATCGGACAGGAAGGGATCGATGCCATGCGCCGGCTGCGGCGAATCTTCGACCCGGAGGAACGGCTGAACCGGGGGAATCTGTTCGCGTAATGGAGGGACGGCTGAACCGGGAAACTATGGTTGCGTGTGGAGGGACGGGTTCCACCCCGTCCGTTCTTCTGGAGGGACGGGTTCCACCCCGTCCGCATAGAAAAAAAACGGGTTCCATCTCGTTCGTTCTTCTGGAGGGACGGGTTCCGCCCCGTCCGCTGAGGAGGGTCGGCGTGGAAGAGACGGGTTCCACCCCGTCCGTTGTGAGGGATCCCCTGGAGGGACGGGTTCCACCCCGTCCGCTGAAAAGGGCGTGGAATCCGACCCTCCATGAATGGGCCATGAATTACGGACGAGGGGAGAGCATACATGAAATCGATGAAATTGACCGGTTTGCGTCAGATGCAGATGATGGAGGGCCCCGCGCCGGAACTCGTCCGCGACGACGACGTGCTGATCACGATGAAGGCCGTCGGGGTCTGCGGCTCGGACGTCCATTACTACGAGACGGGACGGATCGGTTCTCAGGTGGTGGCGTATCCCTTCGCAGTAGGCCATGAGGGCGCGGGGGAGGTGGCGGCTGTGGGAACGGCGGTGACGAAGGTGAAGCCCGGCGACCGCGTGGCGATCGACCCGGCGAATCCCTGCGGCACCTGCGATCAGTGCCGGGCCGGTCGGCCGCATACCTGTCGTCATCTGACCTATCTCGGATGTCCGAAGCAGGCCGAGGGCTGTCTCTCCGAACAGATCGTGATGCCCGAAGATTCGTGTCTCCCGCTGCCCGATGACGTGAGCTACGAAGAGGCGGCGATCTCCGAACCGCTCTCGATCGGGATGTACGCCGTCGAGCTTTCCGTCCCCGTGCCGGGCACCCGGATCGGCATCCTCGGGGCCGGACCGATCGGGCTCAGTGTATTGCTTCCCGCGCGGGCGCAGGGGGCGAAGGCGATCTATGTGACGGATAAACTCG
It contains:
- a CDS encoding sulfatase-like hydrolase/transferase is translated as MKLKRWTILLLGWLGVTASLRAERPNVVIMIADDAGWGDYSSSGNESVRTPHIDSLARDGVRLDRYFVQPACAPTRAELLTGRCALRSGVGGVSGGNERIDPAEKTIADCFRSAGYATGIFGKWHNGAQWPYVPAARGFEESRCFMHGQGETYYDEVFEDERGTQVKSRGYIDEVSTQNAIEFIRRHRDEPFFCVLPFALPHKPWIVKPKDWARWKDRKIPQDGNRPNQEDKDATRAAMAMLENQDANVGCVLEALDALGLEENTVVIYFSDNGPNEWRWNGAMKGIKGWAEEGGVRSICHVRYPAAFPSGRTVEEITSVLDWLPTLTALAEIPRVGDRPLDGRNILPLLTGEMEGPWPDRNLYCWWHGGASVRTQHYRLGSDGGLYDMRGDPLQTTDIAAQEPERAAGLKRALEAWKSQMPLFQPGYEKPPFGVGYPEFPITRLDASEGIGRGGIPRSGAAPNNSWFDWEHPDREIYWPVEVQTAGRYHVQIDYTCPEEDVGSLIEVSFKTCALTNRLSVAHDPPCIDDDTVPRSRRISGYKEFREWDFGVMDLPAGRDALRIRALEVPGDSVMDVRRITLTLMPR
- a CDS encoding sulfatase family protein, which codes for MKRWLTVWILMGFLTSARAARERPNVVIVYADDLGYGDVHCYDPEHCAVPTPHIDRLAGQGIRFTDASNSASLCTPARYSLLTGRYSWRSRLPLHVVRVYGSPLIHPDRLTLGEMLQKEGYHTACIGKWHLGWNWPMVRDDGTLEYVPDDEFRQQREGKVDYSKPIPGGPLDHGFDTYFGIDVPNQPPYAYFRDDKLTSLPTALKGPHTPERWGRNGPMQPDYVFDEVMPNLVREAETYLAARAKDDQPFLLYFALTTPHEPIAPSAEFKGRSGISGVADLIMETDAALGRVMAALDEHGLADDTLLVFASDNGHCSYTPIQPFIDAGHRIGGPYRGYKGFVQEGGMRVPFIVRWPGRIRPGMVSDALVTTVDLMATCAEITGYDLPPDAAEDSVSLLPLLTGRVDAVRETTITHSYLADCLVVRRGPWKLAFAYGSGAPAIIKVREESVDKVAPSESEARKQGLPPVQLYNVATDPEERNNVHDQYPEKVRELTLFARRQLERGRSTPGAEQENDRALSLDLP
- a CDS encoding FAD-binding oxidoreductase, whose protein sequence is MNADVQSINPDFGDYLRDESRRAGSAESICFAGTEAEVREVLVCSGRVTLQGARTGITAGAVPEGGTILNLSRMNRIGAIKEGRIKVQPGVLLSDLNEDLEREGLFFPPDPTETSASIGGMLACNASGAMSFHYGPTRRWVRALRIVLPGGDTLQLERGQKAEGRRFRLTTESGREIDGELPSLPMPEVKNAAGYYVRPDMDLIDLFIGMEGTLGVITEAELELRAVPAARTALCAFFPDESGALRFVRALRDQLDPVAIEFFGHHALDLLRRARTEHAAFADLPELAPHFNTAIYFEFHGGKEDEVEASVVQAAELIVECGAGEDDCWIAETPRDIAVHKAFRHATPEAVNLLIDERRKAYPSLTKLGTDMAVPDAHLEETLCLYRSDLDGAGLEYVIFGHIGDNHVHVNILPRDPAELEQGKKLYLKWADQVVAMGGSVSAEHGIGKIKVPLLEIMIGQEGIDAMRRLRRIFDPEERLNRGNLFA
- a CDS encoding alpha-L-rhamnosidase C-terminal domain-containing protein yields the protein MKVVPSPKGVVPVRWERRGGRLHLTVTVPPESRAILCWPGGAEQELEASDYELMEPEGSEEA
- a CDS encoding beta-L-arabinofuranosidase domain-containing protein → MCAAAMVCGAPECPVYEPLLLREIQPRGWMAGQLRNDALRGVAGNLQKVRPQYTPATWVHKTGSAGAAELTGNWLDGYTRMAYYGGYASERSKVNRYVREILDAQEPSGYVGNMPADLRWKRLNRDLFNESRTGVALLAYYEMTGEQEALDAVIATADVIMANYNEDNPPFIYQPGDENYRAEPVEGEEGADDFVDDGDPAKPKPRKINGHVLMYVDVCEWLYRLTGEKKYVEYAEFLYRQYSESNDIGPDDIKLDVLLDPEIPLEGHGAHVAEHFRVPFFLACATGKDIYYKASQAALEKFSRFRTPSGALVSDEGVHGQMPLPEQGYEYCATTEMTASLASALQKFGNPEVGDWIEWLVFNAAQGARTPDGTMINYLSAATVTRAKERMNLGYPHNSNGRWHYSPAHQVGGSCCTANAVKLMPYYVGSMWMRSADGAGLAALLLGPSEVRTRVGGVLVTIREETGYPFEDRVRFHFETAAPVEFPFEVRIPGWAGSVETYAPRAAVTEGKGRKIFRKKWRTGDTVELKFGHPVRLRECVNGEVAIARGPLLYAQPLPAEKKVLKKSRGGVPEFTEWELLPESGEPAAPWSIAPINPDAGFKAVENPAYDPERPWAHPRWFLEGPLYLRRGKGAVSRLKPLGSTFLRQAAFPVRRDVSPP
- a CDS encoding L-rhamnose/proton symporter RhaT; translated protein: MLFSGVVMLVLGGISAGSFYIPLKKVNGWSWESGWISFGLFAWIIGPLAVAALTAPEFGGMIAASGSRTVFMTWFMGFLWGIGAVTFGLSMRYLGMSLGYALALGSCAAFGTLIPPIVKGQFMGLLSTTSGQLTLSGVLVCLVGVAVCGYAGVRKEREVSTDLKQASTAEFNFPKGIVVALVSGLMNACLAFSFEFGRPIAEEALSAGVAPLWQNNPVLVVALMGGFTTNVIYCLFLNVKNRTGGDYFRARAPLLKNYALAAVAGWLWYVQFMLYGMGSTRLGEYAFASWSVLMAVVVAVSNIWGLWFKEWQGVSRRTIGVIVTGILLVLLSIVLIGAGGYAAQT